A genome region from Arachis duranensis cultivar V14167 chromosome 8, aradu.V14167.gnm2.J7QH, whole genome shotgun sequence includes the following:
- the LOC107461026 gene encoding nuclear poly(A) polymerase 4 isoform X3, producing MVVSDAPNGGGSSSPPLVVEQTNTLGITKPISLAGPTDADLHRNAELEKFLLDSGLYESNEEAATRREVLQRLDQTVKSWVKQLTRQRGYTDQMVEDANAVIFTFGSYRLGVHGPGADIDTLCVGPSYVNREEDFFIILHNILAEMEEVTELQPVPDAHVPVMKFKFQGISIDLLYASISLLVVPEDLDISHGSVLYDVDEPTVRSLNGCRVADQILKLVPNVEHFRTTLRCLKFWAKRRGVYSNVTGFLGGVNWALLVARICQLYPNAIPSMLVSRFFRVYTQWRWPNPVMLCTIEENELGFPVWDPRRNPRDRYHIMPIITPAYPCMNSSYNVSASTLRVMKEQFRYGNKICDEIELSKAQWSALFQPYFFFEAYKNYLQVDILAADTDDLLAWKGWVESRLRQLTLKIERDTNGMLQCHPYPHEYADTSRHCAHSAFFMGLQRKEGEKGQEGQQFDIRGTVDEFRQEINMYMYWKPGMEIFVSHVRRKQLPLFVFPDGYKRNRMSRHISHSAEKMGEDAAKSNLGSSERSVKRKNDHEMLDEKLGKPEKRASISPQRLVCVSPESCSSQMSIDGTKGVRLAKNAGTKCEIKSSNGLLENGISTEGAYVHLSETGGVHPKNDSQNSRCSEVQNENGVDRNKAGEMDLDCLESAETASSKSLSNCKESAVDMDQRLDNTHNFQRTEYSDYVPTASSQALNCERDVRLGSVV from the exons ATGGTGGTTTCCGATGCTCCCAACGGCGGTGGCTCTTCGTCTCCGCCACTGGTGGTGGAGCAAACCAACACGCTTGGGATCACGAAGCCTATCTCTCTCGCCGGTCCCACCGACGCCGATTTACATCGGAACGCCGAATTGGAGaag TTTCTGCTTGATTCGGGACTCTACGAGAGCAATGAAGAAGCTGCTACCAGGAGAGAGGTTCTTCAGCGCCTTGATCAG ACTGTTAAAAGTTGGGTGAAGCAGTTAACGCGTCAACGAGGCTATACGGATCAGATGGTTGAGGATGCCAATGCCGTTATTTTCACTTTCGGTTCTTATCGACTAGGG GTACATGGACCAGGAGCTGACATAGACACTTTGTGTGTTGGCCCTTCTTATGTGAATCGGGAG GAAGACTTCTTTATCATTCTGCATAACATCTTGGCTGAAATGGAAGAAGTTACTGAACTTCAACCAGTTCCAGATGCTCATGTCCCCGTAATGAAATTCAAGTTCCAGGGAATATCTATAGATTTGCTTTATGCAAGTATATCTCTTTTGGTTGTGCCTGAA GACCTGGACATCTCACATGGCTCAGTGCTGTATGATGTTGATGAACCTACTGTTCGAAGTCTTAATGGCTGCCGGGTGGCAGATCAAATTCTTAAACTTGTTCCAAATGTTGAG CACTTCCGAACCACACTGAGATGTTTAAAGTTTTGGGCTAAAAGGCGTGGTGTTTATTCAAAT GTTACGGGATTCCTTGGAGGCGTGAATTGGGCTCTATTAGTTGCTCGAATTTGCCAGCTTTACCCTAATGCAATCCCTAGTATGCTGGTTTCTCGATTCTTTAGGGTATATACACAGTGGAGGTGGCCAAATCCTGTCATGCTGTGCACAATAGAGGAAAATGAACTGGGTTTCCCAGTTTGGGATCCTCGTAGAAACCCGCGGGACAGATATCACATTATGCCAATTATTACTCCTGCATACCCTTGCATGAATTCCAGCTACAATGTCTCTGCAAGCACTCTTCGTGTTATGAAGGAACAGTTTCGCTATGGCAACAAGATTTGTGAT GAAATTGAGCTCAGTAAAGCCCAATGGAGTGCACTTTTTCAGCCATATTTCTTTTTCGAAGCCTACAAAAACTATTTACAAGTGGACATCCTTGCAGCAGACACTGATGACTTGTTAGCATGGAAAGGTTGGGTAGAATCTCGATTGAGGCAGCTCACCCTGAAG ATAGAGCGGGATACAAATGGGATGTTGCAGTGTCATCCTTACCCACATGAGTATGCAGACACATCCAGACATTGTGCTCATTCTGCATTTTTCATGGGCTTGCAAAGAAAAGAGGGAGAAAAAGGTCAAGAGGGACAACAATTTGATATACGTGGAACGGTTGATGAATTCAGGCAAGAAATAAATATGTATATGTACTGGAAGCCAGGGATGGAAATTTTTGTTTCCCATGTACGTCGAAAGCAGCTCCCTTTATTTGTATTTCCAGATGGTTACAAACGCAATCGGATGTCAAGGCACATAAGCCATTCAGCTGAAAAAATGGGTGAGGATGCCGCAAAGTCCAACCTAGGGTCTTCTGAAAGAAGTGTCAAGAGGAAAAATGACCATGAAATGTTGGATGAGAAGCTAGGCAAACCAGAGAAGAGGGCCTCTATCAGCCCACAGAGGCTAGTGTGCGTCTCTCCAGAAAGTTGTTCATCTCAAATGAGTATTGATGGTACCAAAGGGGTTAGGTTAGCCAAGAATGCTGGCACCAAATGCGAAATTAAGTCATCTAATGGACTCCTAGAAAATGGAATAAGTACCGAAGGAGCTTACGTGCATCTTAGTGAAACAGGTGGTGTTCATCCCAAAAATGATAGTCAGAACTCAAGGTGTTCAGAAGTTCAGAATGAG AATGGAGTCGATAGGAACAAAGCTGGGGAAATGGATCTGGATTGCTTGGAAAGTGCAGAAACTGCATCTTCCAAAAGCTTGTCAAACTGTAAAGAGAGTGCTGTTGATATGGATCAACGACTAGACAATACTCATAATTTCCAAAGAACTGAATATTCAGATTATGTACCAACTGCGAGCTCCCAGGCCCTCAATTGCGAG CGAGATGTCAGACTTGGAAGTGTTGTATAA
- the LOC107461026 gene encoding nuclear poly(A) polymerase 4 isoform X1 produces MVVSDAPNGGGSSSPPLVVEQTNTLGITKPISLAGPTDADLHRNAELEKFLLDSGLYESNEEAATRREVLQRLDQTVKSWVKQLTRQRGYTDQMVEDANAVIFTFGSYRLGVHGPGADIDTLCVGPSYVNREEDFFIILHNILAEMEEVTELQPVPDAHVPVMKFKFQGISIDLLYASISLLVVPEDLDISHGSVLYDVDEPTVRSLNGCRVADQILKLVPNVEHFRTTLRCLKFWAKRRGVYSNVTGFLGGVNWALLVARICQLYPNAIPSMLVSRFFRVYTQWRWPNPVMLCTIEENELGFPVWDPRRNPRDRYHIMPIITPAYPCMNSSYNVSASTLRVMKEQFRYGNKICDEIELSKAQWSALFQPYFFFEAYKNYLQVDILAADTDDLLAWKGWVESRLRQLTLKIERDTNGMLQCHPYPHEYADTSRHCAHSAFFMGLQRKEGEKGQEGQQFDIRGTVDEFRQEINMYMYWKPGMEIFVSHVRRKQLPLFVFPDGYKRNRMSRHISHSAEKMGEDAAKSNLGSSERSVKRKNDHEMLDEKLGKPEKRASISPQRLVCVSPESCSSQMSIDGTKGVRLAKNAGTKCEIKSSNGLLENGISTEGAYVHLSETGGVHPKNDSQNSRCSEVQNENGVDRNKAGEMDLDCLESAETASSKSLSNCKESAVDMDQRLDNTHNFQRTEYSDYVPTASSQALNCECIARCQTWKCCINSRRG; encoded by the exons ATGGTGGTTTCCGATGCTCCCAACGGCGGTGGCTCTTCGTCTCCGCCACTGGTGGTGGAGCAAACCAACACGCTTGGGATCACGAAGCCTATCTCTCTCGCCGGTCCCACCGACGCCGATTTACATCGGAACGCCGAATTGGAGaag TTTCTGCTTGATTCGGGACTCTACGAGAGCAATGAAGAAGCTGCTACCAGGAGAGAGGTTCTTCAGCGCCTTGATCAG ACTGTTAAAAGTTGGGTGAAGCAGTTAACGCGTCAACGAGGCTATACGGATCAGATGGTTGAGGATGCCAATGCCGTTATTTTCACTTTCGGTTCTTATCGACTAGGG GTACATGGACCAGGAGCTGACATAGACACTTTGTGTGTTGGCCCTTCTTATGTGAATCGGGAG GAAGACTTCTTTATCATTCTGCATAACATCTTGGCTGAAATGGAAGAAGTTACTGAACTTCAACCAGTTCCAGATGCTCATGTCCCCGTAATGAAATTCAAGTTCCAGGGAATATCTATAGATTTGCTTTATGCAAGTATATCTCTTTTGGTTGTGCCTGAA GACCTGGACATCTCACATGGCTCAGTGCTGTATGATGTTGATGAACCTACTGTTCGAAGTCTTAATGGCTGCCGGGTGGCAGATCAAATTCTTAAACTTGTTCCAAATGTTGAG CACTTCCGAACCACACTGAGATGTTTAAAGTTTTGGGCTAAAAGGCGTGGTGTTTATTCAAAT GTTACGGGATTCCTTGGAGGCGTGAATTGGGCTCTATTAGTTGCTCGAATTTGCCAGCTTTACCCTAATGCAATCCCTAGTATGCTGGTTTCTCGATTCTTTAGGGTATATACACAGTGGAGGTGGCCAAATCCTGTCATGCTGTGCACAATAGAGGAAAATGAACTGGGTTTCCCAGTTTGGGATCCTCGTAGAAACCCGCGGGACAGATATCACATTATGCCAATTATTACTCCTGCATACCCTTGCATGAATTCCAGCTACAATGTCTCTGCAAGCACTCTTCGTGTTATGAAGGAACAGTTTCGCTATGGCAACAAGATTTGTGAT GAAATTGAGCTCAGTAAAGCCCAATGGAGTGCACTTTTTCAGCCATATTTCTTTTTCGAAGCCTACAAAAACTATTTACAAGTGGACATCCTTGCAGCAGACACTGATGACTTGTTAGCATGGAAAGGTTGGGTAGAATCTCGATTGAGGCAGCTCACCCTGAAG ATAGAGCGGGATACAAATGGGATGTTGCAGTGTCATCCTTACCCACATGAGTATGCAGACACATCCAGACATTGTGCTCATTCTGCATTTTTCATGGGCTTGCAAAGAAAAGAGGGAGAAAAAGGTCAAGAGGGACAACAATTTGATATACGTGGAACGGTTGATGAATTCAGGCAAGAAATAAATATGTATATGTACTGGAAGCCAGGGATGGAAATTTTTGTTTCCCATGTACGTCGAAAGCAGCTCCCTTTATTTGTATTTCCAGATGGTTACAAACGCAATCGGATGTCAAGGCACATAAGCCATTCAGCTGAAAAAATGGGTGAGGATGCCGCAAAGTCCAACCTAGGGTCTTCTGAAAGAAGTGTCAAGAGGAAAAATGACCATGAAATGTTGGATGAGAAGCTAGGCAAACCAGAGAAGAGGGCCTCTATCAGCCCACAGAGGCTAGTGTGCGTCTCTCCAGAAAGTTGTTCATCTCAAATGAGTATTGATGGTACCAAAGGGGTTAGGTTAGCCAAGAATGCTGGCACCAAATGCGAAATTAAGTCATCTAATGGACTCCTAGAAAATGGAATAAGTACCGAAGGAGCTTACGTGCATCTTAGTGAAACAGGTGGTGTTCATCCCAAAAATGATAGTCAGAACTCAAGGTGTTCAGAAGTTCAGAATGAG AATGGAGTCGATAGGAACAAAGCTGGGGAAATGGATCTGGATTGCTTGGAAAGTGCAGAAACTGCATCTTCCAAAAGCTTGTCAAACTGTAAAGAGAGTGCTGTTGATATGGATCAACGACTAGACAATACTCATAATTTCCAAAGAACTGAATATTCAGATTATGTACCAACTGCGAGCTCCCAGGCCCTCAATTGCGA GTGTATAGCGAGATGTCAGACTTGGAAGTGTTGTATAAATTCAAGAAGGGGCTAG
- the LOC107461026 gene encoding nuclear poly(A) polymerase 4 isoform X2, translating into MVVSDAPNGGGSSSPPLVVEQTNTLGITKPISLAGPTDADLHRNAELEKFLLDSGLYESNEEAATRREVLQRLDQTVKSWVKQLTRQRGYTDQMVEDANAVIFTFGSYRLGVHGPGADIDTLCVGPSYVNREEDFFIILHNILAEMEEVTELQPVPDAHVPVMKFKFQGISIDLLYASISLLVVPEDLDISHGSVLYDVDEPTVRSLNGCRVADQILKLVPNVEHFRTTLRCLKFWAKRRGVYSNVTGFLGGVNWALLVARICQLYPNAIPSMLVSRFFRVYTQWRWPNPVMLCTIEENELGFPVWDPRRNPRDRYHIMPIITPAYPCMNSSYNVSASTLRVMKEQFRYGNKICDEIELSKAQWSALFQPYFFFEAYKNYLQVDILAADTDDLLAWKGWVESRLRQLTLKIERDTNGMLQCHPYPHEYADTSRHCAHSAFFMGLQRKEGEKGQEGQQFDIRGTVDEFRQEINMYMYWKPGMEIFVSHVRRKQLPLFVFPDGYKRNRMSRHISHSAEKMGEDAAKSNLGSSERSVKRKNDHEMLDEKLGKPEKRASISPQRLVCVSPESCSSQMSIDGTKGVRLAKNAGTKCEIKSSNGLLENGISTEGAYVHLSETGGVHPKNDSQNSRCSEVQNENGVDRNKAGEMDLDCLESAETASSKSLSNCKESAVDMDQRLDNTHNFQRTEYSDYVPTASSQALNCEGDDDCVAHPDQF; encoded by the exons ATGGTGGTTTCCGATGCTCCCAACGGCGGTGGCTCTTCGTCTCCGCCACTGGTGGTGGAGCAAACCAACACGCTTGGGATCACGAAGCCTATCTCTCTCGCCGGTCCCACCGACGCCGATTTACATCGGAACGCCGAATTGGAGaag TTTCTGCTTGATTCGGGACTCTACGAGAGCAATGAAGAAGCTGCTACCAGGAGAGAGGTTCTTCAGCGCCTTGATCAG ACTGTTAAAAGTTGGGTGAAGCAGTTAACGCGTCAACGAGGCTATACGGATCAGATGGTTGAGGATGCCAATGCCGTTATTTTCACTTTCGGTTCTTATCGACTAGGG GTACATGGACCAGGAGCTGACATAGACACTTTGTGTGTTGGCCCTTCTTATGTGAATCGGGAG GAAGACTTCTTTATCATTCTGCATAACATCTTGGCTGAAATGGAAGAAGTTACTGAACTTCAACCAGTTCCAGATGCTCATGTCCCCGTAATGAAATTCAAGTTCCAGGGAATATCTATAGATTTGCTTTATGCAAGTATATCTCTTTTGGTTGTGCCTGAA GACCTGGACATCTCACATGGCTCAGTGCTGTATGATGTTGATGAACCTACTGTTCGAAGTCTTAATGGCTGCCGGGTGGCAGATCAAATTCTTAAACTTGTTCCAAATGTTGAG CACTTCCGAACCACACTGAGATGTTTAAAGTTTTGGGCTAAAAGGCGTGGTGTTTATTCAAAT GTTACGGGATTCCTTGGAGGCGTGAATTGGGCTCTATTAGTTGCTCGAATTTGCCAGCTTTACCCTAATGCAATCCCTAGTATGCTGGTTTCTCGATTCTTTAGGGTATATACACAGTGGAGGTGGCCAAATCCTGTCATGCTGTGCACAATAGAGGAAAATGAACTGGGTTTCCCAGTTTGGGATCCTCGTAGAAACCCGCGGGACAGATATCACATTATGCCAATTATTACTCCTGCATACCCTTGCATGAATTCCAGCTACAATGTCTCTGCAAGCACTCTTCGTGTTATGAAGGAACAGTTTCGCTATGGCAACAAGATTTGTGAT GAAATTGAGCTCAGTAAAGCCCAATGGAGTGCACTTTTTCAGCCATATTTCTTTTTCGAAGCCTACAAAAACTATTTACAAGTGGACATCCTTGCAGCAGACACTGATGACTTGTTAGCATGGAAAGGTTGGGTAGAATCTCGATTGAGGCAGCTCACCCTGAAG ATAGAGCGGGATACAAATGGGATGTTGCAGTGTCATCCTTACCCACATGAGTATGCAGACACATCCAGACATTGTGCTCATTCTGCATTTTTCATGGGCTTGCAAAGAAAAGAGGGAGAAAAAGGTCAAGAGGGACAACAATTTGATATACGTGGAACGGTTGATGAATTCAGGCAAGAAATAAATATGTATATGTACTGGAAGCCAGGGATGGAAATTTTTGTTTCCCATGTACGTCGAAAGCAGCTCCCTTTATTTGTATTTCCAGATGGTTACAAACGCAATCGGATGTCAAGGCACATAAGCCATTCAGCTGAAAAAATGGGTGAGGATGCCGCAAAGTCCAACCTAGGGTCTTCTGAAAGAAGTGTCAAGAGGAAAAATGACCATGAAATGTTGGATGAGAAGCTAGGCAAACCAGAGAAGAGGGCCTCTATCAGCCCACAGAGGCTAGTGTGCGTCTCTCCAGAAAGTTGTTCATCTCAAATGAGTATTGATGGTACCAAAGGGGTTAGGTTAGCCAAGAATGCTGGCACCAAATGCGAAATTAAGTCATCTAATGGACTCCTAGAAAATGGAATAAGTACCGAAGGAGCTTACGTGCATCTTAGTGAAACAGGTGGTGTTCATCCCAAAAATGATAGTCAGAACTCAAGGTGTTCAGAAGTTCAGAATGAG AATGGAGTCGATAGGAACAAAGCTGGGGAAATGGATCTGGATTGCTTGGAAAGTGCAGAAACTGCATCTTCCAAAAGCTTGTCAAACTGTAAAGAGAGTGCTGTTGATATGGATCAACGACTAGACAATACTCATAATTTCCAAAGAACTGAATATTCAGATTATGTACCAACTGCGAGCTCCCAGGCCCTCAATTGCGAG GGTGATGATGATTGTGTGGCACATCCAGATCAGTTCTGA
- the LOC107461025 gene encoding receptor-like protein kinase 5 produces the protein MNATQKMSKIPLRIRRFSLHFFFLLTLTLSSDVISQTTEQTTLLTFKHQLGNPPSLQSWQPSPSSSPCGWQEVRCTGGAVTELLLANKDITVKNLPAPTICDGLRNLTKLDLSNNSISGEFPTSLYNCSNLNYLDLSQNYLAGKIPDDVDRLRTLTYLNLGGNSFIGDVPPAIGNLPELRTLHLFQNNFNGTLAKEIGNLSNLEILGLAFNYRLAPAPIPVDFGNLTNLKFLWLSQCNLTGEIPPSFAKLENLEKLDLSMNNLTGRIPTSLFSLRNLTFLYLYHNKLFGEIPNSVQALNLAGVDLSMNNLTGSIPKDFGKLNNLTALLLYYNQLSGEVPNGLGLLPKLSNFSVFGNKLNGTLPPEFGRHSRLVGFEVDSNQLSGGLPEHLCDGGALRGVVAFSNDLSGDLPQWLGNCSSLVTVQLHNNRFSGEVPLSLWTSRSLESLMLSNNSFSGQIPRELSRSMTRLEIRDNKFSGPILLGVSSVVNLVVFKAGNNMLSGEIPRELTGISQMTTLMLDGNQLSGTLPSDIISWKSLNTLTLSRNNLSGQIPLAMSTLPSLVYLDLSENELSGEIPTQLGDLRFVFLNLSYNKLSGNIPDELNNLAYESSFLNNPNLCAYDPKVILSNCLTKTSSHSSNSSKKFFALILGVIVIVLLAAALLALCKLTKQRGKKLSCGRKLSTWRLTSFQRHDLTEINLFSSLTDSNLIGSGGFGKVYRIASNRPGEYVAVKQIWSDKDVDHKREKEFMAEVEILGNIRHSNVVKLLCCYSSENSKLLVYEYMENHSLDKWLHGKNKKSPIGLSTPNRTHAVLSWPTRLKIAIGAAQGLCYIHHECSPSIIHRDVKSSNILLNSEFKASIADFGLATMLLKPGELHTMSALAGSFGYIPPEYAYCSKINEKVDVYSFGVVLLELVTGREPKCGEDGSSLVDWAWRQYSEGKCLADVLDEDIKETCHVEDMTTVYKLGLICTSSLPSSRPSTREILQVLRQCCHPGSSRKRVATDFDITPLLSDARYIASYKDSNVTSENEESRLYSSV, from the exons ATGAACGCCACACAGAAAATGTCCAAGATACCCCTCCGCATTCGCAGGTTCTCTCTACATTTCTTCTTCCTGCTTACCCTCACACTGTCCTCCGATGTCATTTCACAAACCACCGAACAAACCACCCTTCTCACCTTCAAACACCAACTAGGCAATCCGCCGTCACTACAATCATGGCAACCGTCGCCGTCGTCGTCTCCGTGCGGGTGGCAGGAAGTCCGGTGCACCGGTGGCGCAGTCACGGAGCTTCTCCTCGCCAATAAGGATATCACCGTGAAGAACCTCCCGGCGCCGACGATCTGCGACGGCCTCAGGAACCTCACGAAGCTCGACCTCTCCAACAACTCTATCTCCGGTGAGTTTCCGACCTCACTCTACAATTGCTCCAATCTCAACTACCTCGACCTCTCACAGAACTACCTGGCCGGAAAAATTCCCGACGACGTCGACCGCCTCAGAACCCTAACGTACCTCAACCTTGGCGGCAACAGCTTCATCGGAGACGTTCCTCCGGCCATCGGAAACCTGCCGGAACTCAGAACCCTCCACCTCTTCCAGAACAACTTCAACGGAACGTTAGCAAAAGAAATCGGAAACCTCTCCAATCTGGAAATCCTTGGTCTTGCCTTTAATTACCGTCTTGCCCCTGCGCCGATCCCGGTCGACTTTGGGAACCTGACGAACCTGAAGTTCTTGTGGCTGTCTCAGTGCAACTTGACTGGAGAGATTCCCCCGAGTTTCGCGAAACTGGAGAATCTTGAAAAGTTGGATTTATCAATGAACAACTTAACAGGGAGAATTCCTACTAGCTTGTTTTCTTTAAGAAATTTGACGTTTTTGTATCTGTACCACAATAAGTTGTTTGGTGAGATACCAAATTCGGTGCAAGCTTTGAACCTGGCTGGGGTTGATTTGAGCATGAACAATTTGACAGGTTCTATACCAAAAGATTTTGGAAAGTTGAACAACTTGACGGCTTTGCTGCTGTATTATAACCAGTTGAGTGGTGAGGTTCCAAATGGTTTAGGATTATTACCAAAGCTTAGTAATTTTAGTGTTTTTGGGAACAAACTGAATGGAACTCTGCCTCCGGAATTCGGCAGGCATTCGAGGCTGGTGGGGTTTGAGGTTGACAGCAATCAGTTGAGTGGAGGGCTGCCGGAGCATTTGTGTGACGGCGGTGCTCTGAGGGGTGTGGTGGCTTTCTCCAATGATCTGAGTGGTGACTTGCCTCAATGGCTTGGGAATTGTAGTTCTCTTGTCACAGTTCAGCTTCACAATAACAGGTTTTCAGGGGAGGTTCCTTTGAGTTTGTGGACTTCGAGGAGCCTTGAGAGCTTGATGCTGAGCAACAACTCGTTTTCCGGTCAGATTCCAAGAGAATTGTCCCGGAGTATGACAAGGTTGGAGATCAGAGACAACAAGTTTTCTGGTCCAATATTGCTTGGTGTTTCTTCTGTTGTGAATCTTGTGGTTTTTAAGGCAGGAAACAACATGCTTTCCGGTGAGATTCCAAGAGAATTGACCGGTATTTCTCAGATGACAACTCTCATGCTTGATGGGAATCAACTTTCCGGTACGCTTCCATCCGACATAATTTCATGGAAGTCGTTGAACACTTTAACCCTATcaagaaacaacctttcaggtCAAATCCCACTAGCTATGAGTACTCTTCCTAGTCTGGTTTACTTGGATTTGTCTGAAAATGAGTTGTCTGGTGAAATACCAACTCAGTTAGGCGACTTGAGGTTTGTTTTTCTCAACTTGTCCTATAATAAGCTTTCTGGGAACATCCCAGATGAGCTTAACAACCTCGCCTATGAAAGTAGTTTCTTGAACAATCCCAATCTGTGTGCTTATGATCCAAAAGTCATTCTATCTAATTGCTTAACTAAAACCTCATCCCACTCCAGCAATTCATCTAAAAAGTTCTTTGCCTTGATTCTTGGGGTCATCGTCATTGTATTGTTAGCCGCTGCCCTCTTGGCATTGTGCAAGCTGACAAAGCAACGGGGTAAAAAGCTGAGTTGTGGCCGTAAGCTTTCAACATGGAGGCTCACTTCATTCCAGAGGCATGACCTCACAGAAATTAATCTCTTCTCAAGCTTGACAGACAGCAACCTTATTGGAAGTGGAGGCTTTGGAAAAGTTTACCGGATCGCTTCAAATCGCCCAGGTGAGTATGTTGCTGTGAAGCAGATTTGGAGTGACAAGGATGTGGATCACAAGCGGGAGAAAGAGTTTATGGCTGAGGTTGAAATCTTGGGCAACATTAGGCATTCTAATGTAGTGAAACTCTTGTGTTGCTATTCAAGTGAGAACTCAAAGCTTCTTGTATACGAGTACATGGAAAATCATAGCCTTGACAAATGGCTTCATGGAAAGAATAAAAAGTCACCAATTGGTTTGAGTACACCCAACAGGACTCATGCGGTGTTGAGTTGGCCAACGAGGTTGAAGATTGCCATTGGAGCTGCACAAGGCCTATGTTACATCCACCACGAGTGCTCACCATCAATCATCCATCGCGATGTTAAGTCTAGCAATATACTATTAAACTCCGAATTCAAGGCTAGTATAGCAGATTTTGGACTCGCCACGATGCTGTTAAAGCCAGGGGAGCTGCACACCATGTCTGCTTTAGCAGGGTCTTTTGGCTACATTCCACCAG AATATGCTTATTGTAGCAAGATCAATGAGAAAGTCGATGTATATAGTTTTGGGGTTGTGCTCCTAGAGCTTGTGACTGGAAGAGAGCCTAAATGTGGAGAAGATGGAAGCAGCCTAGTTGACTGGGCATGGAGGCAATACAGTGAGGGGAAGTGTCTTGCTGATGTCTTAGATGAGGATATCAAAGAAACATGCCACGTGGAAGATATGACTACTGTCTACAAACTAGGGCTCATTTGCACAAGCTCATTACCCTCATCTAGGCCTTCCACAAGGGAGATTTTGCAAGTTCTTCGTCAGTGTTGTCACCCAGGTTCTTCACGTAAGAGAGTGGCAACTGACTTTGACATAACTCCCCTACTTAGTGATGCTAGGTACATAGCCAGTTACAAGGACAGTAATGTTACAAGCGAGAACGAAGAAAGCCGCTTGTATAGTAGTGTGTAA